One Nicotiana tomentosiformis chromosome 4, ASM39032v3, whole genome shotgun sequence genomic window carries:
- the LOC104102132 gene encoding bZIP transcription factor 60: MVGDIDNIVGHINWDDVDHLFHNILEDPADNLFSAHDPSAPSIQEIEQLLMNDDDIVGHVAVGEPDFQLADDFLSDVLADSPVQSDHSPSDKVIGFYDSKVSSGSEVDDDDKDKEKVSQSPIESKDGSDELNSDDPVDKKRKRQLRNRDAAVRSRERKKLYVRDLELKSRYFESECKRLGLVLQCCLAENQALRFSLQSSSANGACMTKQESAVLLLESLLLGSLLWFMGIICLLILPSQPWLIPEENQRSRNHGLLVPIKGGNKTGRIFEFLSLMMGKRCKASRSRMKFNPHYLGIVM; the protein is encoded by the exons ATGGTGGGTGACATCGATAATATCGTTGGACACATCAATTGGGACGATGTAGATCATCTCTTCCACAACATTCTAGAGGATCCCGCCGACAATCTCTTCTCTGCTCATGATCCGTCGGCGCCGTCTATACAGGAGATCGAGCAGCTTCTCATGAACGACGATGATATCGTCGGTCACGTGGCTGTCGGAGAACCTGATTTTCAACTTGCTGACGACTTTCTCTCCGACGTGCTAGCCGATTCTCCTGTTCAGTCCGATCATTCTCCCTCTGATAAAGTCATTGGATTCTACGATTCCAAGGTTTCAAGTGGCTCCGAGGTTGATGATGACGACAAAGACAAGGAGAAGGTTTCCCAGTCGCCGATTGAGTCTAAGGACGGCTCTGACGAACTAAACAGTGATGATCCCGTCGATAAAAAGCGCAAGAG GCAATTGAGGAACAGAGATGCAGCTGTCAGGTCACGAGAGAGGAAGAAGTTGTATGTTAGGGATCTTGAGTTGAAGAGTAGATACTTTGAATCAGAGTGCAAGAGGTTGGGGTTAGTTCTCCAGTGTTGTCTTGCAGAAAATCAAGCTTTGCGCTTCTCTTTGCAGAGTAGCAGTGCTAATGGTGCTTGTATGACCAAGCAGGAGTCTGCTGTGCTCTTGTTGG AATCCCTGCTGTTGGGTTCCCTGCTTTGGTTCATGGGCATCATATGcctgctcattcttcccagccaACCCTGGTTAATTCCAGAAGAAAATCAACGAAGCAGAAACCACGGTCTTCTGGTTCCAATAAAGGGCGGAAATAAGACTGGTCGGATTTTTGAGTTCCTGTCCTTAATGATGGGCAAGAGATGCAAAGCTTCAAGATCGAGGATGAAGTTCAATCCCCATTATTTGGGAATTGTGATGTGA